In Paenibacillus sonchi, a single genomic region encodes these proteins:
- the prfB gene encoding peptide chain release factor 2 (programmed frameshift), whose product MIDANVKQDLREIGKKLTDLRGSLDLDLKQEMIANFEEKMAAPGFWDDPEKAQGVIAEMNAVKSSVDQYEKLQQEYDDAAMMVELADEEGDAELAAEVAETIRSVGGKVDEFELQLLLNQPYDKLNAILELHPGAGGTESQDWGQMLLRMYTRWAEKRGFKVEVLDYLPGDEAGIKSVTLLIKGYNVYGYLKAEKGVHRLVRISPFDASGRRHTSFVSCDVVPEITDDVEVEIRTEDLKIDTYRASGAGGQHINTTDSAVRITHLPTGVVVTCQNERSQIKNREQAMKMLRSKLYERKLQEQQQQLDEIRGEQSDIAWGSQIRSYVFHPYSMVKDHRTSVETGNVGAVMDGDLDAFIDGYLRSQIKTEAE is encoded by the exons ATGATCGATGCTAATGTTAAGCAGGACCTGCGTGAAATAGGCAAGAAACTAACTGACCTTAGGGGGTCTCTT GACTTAGATCTCAAGCAGGAAATGATCGCGAACTTCGAAGAAAAGATGGCAGCACCCGGGTTCTGGGATGATCCCGAAAAAGCGCAAGGTGTAATTGCCGAGATGAATGCGGTGAAATCATCCGTGGATCAGTACGAGAAGCTGCAGCAGGAATATGACGATGCAGCGATGATGGTGGAGCTGGCGGATGAGGAAGGCGATGCGGAGCTGGCGGCAGAGGTTGCCGAGACCATCCGCAGCGTAGGCGGCAAGGTCGATGAATTCGAGCTGCAGCTGCTGCTCAACCAGCCGTATGACAAGCTCAATGCGATTCTGGAGCTGCATCCCGGGGCTGGCGGAACGGAGTCCCAGGACTGGGGGCAAATGCTGCTCCGCATGTACACCCGCTGGGCGGAAAAACGCGGCTTCAAGGTAGAAGTCCTGGATTATTTACCGGGGGACGAAGCCGGGATCAAGAGTGTTACTCTGCTGATCAAAGGCTACAATGTCTATGGCTATCTGAAGGCGGAAAAAGGAGTGCACCGGCTGGTGCGTATCTCCCCGTTTGATGCATCAGGCCGACGGCATACTTCCTTCGTATCCTGCGATGTGGTGCCTGAGATTACGGATGATGTCGAGGTGGAAATCCGTACGGAGGACCTGAAGATTGATACGTACCGTGCCAGCGGCGCGGGCGGTCAGCATATTAATACAACGGACTCTGCGGTGCGTATCACTCACCTGCCTACCGGCGTGGTGGTCACCTGCCAGAATGAGCGGTCGCAAATCAAGAACCGGGAACAGGCGATGAAGATGCTGCGTTCCAAGCTGTATGAGCGCAAGCTGCAGGAGCAGCAGCAGCAGCTTGATGAAATCCGAGGAGAGCAATCGGATATTGCCTGGGGCAGCCAGATCCGCTCCTATGTATTCCATCCCTATAGTATGGTAAAGGATCACCGTACTTCCGTGGAAACCGGAAATGTCGGGGCAGTGATGGACGGCGATCTGGACGCT